In the genome of Nitratireductor sp. GISD-1A_MAKvit, the window TTCCAAATGGTTGGCGGGGCGGCATGCAAGCGATGTATGCGCAGGACCCCGGGCTTGCAATGCCTGGAGTTGACCGGAATGGCGATCAAATTTATGTAATGCTTATATTAAGTTCGCCTTATTATAAGGATGTTGCGATATGGCACATCAGGTCAACCCGGAATCATTCGGATTCCTTGTTACCGACGTTTATCGCCTGATGCGGGTCGCGATGGATCGCGCCATTGCGGAAGCCGGCATCGGTGTGACACCGGGTGAGGCCCGCACGCTCGTTCACGCCGCGCGCGCCGGCACCGTTCGGCAGAATGTTCTGGCCGAGCGGATGGGTGTCGAGGCCATGACCCTGAGCGGCTATATCGACCGGCTTGAAGCGCGCGGTCTGGTGCGGCGCG includes:
- a CDS encoding MarR family winged helix-turn-helix transcriptional regulator, which gives rise to MAHQVNPESFGFLVTDVYRLMRVAMDRAIAEAGIGVTPGEARTLVHAARAGTVRQNVLAERMGVEAMTLSGYIDRLEARGLVRRVNDPSDRRAKLVELTDAADDVLKSIGEVGTQMREKAAGVLSEDEWGHMLGQLKVVRDNLAALSQKPGTGRTKERL